Proteins found in one Acidobacteriota bacterium genomic segment:
- the nuoE gene encoding NADH-quinone oxidoreductase subunit NuoE: MLRVETAKIQSLVDRHGGNKKALIAILQDIQEEYNYLPRDCLKQVAKALNIPLVDVIGVATFYRAFSLAPRGKHTCTVCLGTACHVRGGPKILDEFERQLKVKPGQTTKDGQFTLDTVACLGCCAIGPVVVVDKDYHAHTSMRKVVPILKKYKK; this comes from the coding sequence ATGTTGCGTGTAGAGACGGCGAAAATTCAATCGCTCGTCGACAGACACGGCGGAAACAAGAAAGCTCTCATCGCCATCCTGCAGGACATCCAGGAGGAATACAACTATCTTCCCCGAGACTGTCTGAAACAGGTGGCCAAGGCGCTCAACATTCCGCTCGTCGATGTCATCGGCGTGGCGACGTTCTATCGGGCCTTCAGCCTGGCCCCTCGCGGGAAGCACACCTGTACGGTTTGCCTGGGAACGGCCTGCCATGTCCGGGGAGGTCCCAAGATCCTGGACGAATTCGAGCGCCAGCTCAAGGTGAAACCGGGCCAGACCACCAAGGACGGACAATTCACCCTGGACACCGTGGCCTGCCTGGGGTGTTGTGCCATCGGTCCCGTCGTCGTGGTCGACAAGGACTACCATGCCCATACCTCCATGCGCAAGGTCGTCCCGATCCTGAAGAAGTACAAGAAATGA
- the nuoF gene encoding NADH-quinone oxidoreductase subunit NuoF — protein sequence MKHEAKFKTAREFTAYANGIVRDRKADTRTVLTVSAGTCGRARGSLKVIAALGRAVKDLRLQKRVQVRVSGCHGFCEAEPNIIITPRDIFYQKVQPRDSRAIVRETVKNDRIIQKLLYTEPETGIEAAKESDIPFYKKQKRIVLGDNPRIDPTQIEDYFAIGGYRTFVKALTRMSPDEVVAAVKESGLRGRGGAGFPTGVKWELARAAKGDVKYVICNADEGDPGAYMDRSLLEGNPHRVLEGMMIGAYAIGAGTGYIYARDEYPLAVKHVSLAIADLYRLGLLGKNILGTGFDFDILIAKGAGAFVCGEETALIASIEGKVGEPRQRPPFPAQKGLWKKPTNINNVETWGTVPIIVDKGAEWFARIGTDGSKGTKIFSLVGKINNTGLVEVPMGMSLREIIYDVGGGIPGGRAFKAVQTGGPSGGCIPKEMLDLPIDYQSLSQAGSIMGSGGMIVMDDKTCMVDIAKYFLNFLQDESCGKCVSCREGTRRMYEIVKAVTDGRAVPSDLAVLEELAAAVKDASLCGLGQTAANPVLSTLKYFRDEYEKHVLEKKCPAMVCKEIVSAPCHYTCPIDQEAATYIALTAAKKFKEAFEIIRKDNPLPSVCGRVCSRTCESSCRAGEIGEPIAIRAIKRFVTDWGRANGLDSPPKFPVTKSEKVAIIGAGPAGLAAGYALAAKGYPVRIFESLPVAGGMLQVTIPDHRLPKDILKHDIDYLVKSGLNIKTNMTLGKDFSLDDLFQQGYQCVFLATGAHKPIEIGVPGEEAEGVLQSLEYLKEHHLGIPVNLGAEVVVIGGGNSAVDAARVAFRDKKVKKVTVLYRRTRKEMPAYPEEVEAALEEGIDIQFLVAPIRVRTENDRVVGVECLRMKLGERDESGRARPVPVPGSEFQAKADTLILAISERAYTPYLRESDGLTLDSKWGTIIVDPATLATTRPGVFAGGDVVTGPSSVVDAIAAGKLAARSIENYLEGRIIPRTHSLTRPSLYVPPVKLSEEEAQNAKREKMPHLSPAKRRTGHEEVELGFTKDMAVREARRCLRCELDTEDGKKATGREI from the coding sequence ATGAAACATGAGGCCAAGTTCAAAACCGCCCGGGAATTCACGGCCTATGCGAACGGGATCGTCCGCGACCGCAAGGCGGACACCCGAACGGTTCTCACCGTATCGGCCGGCACATGCGGCCGGGCCCGTGGTTCGCTGAAAGTCATCGCCGCTCTGGGCCGGGCCGTCAAGGATCTGCGCCTACAAAAGCGCGTTCAGGTCCGGGTTTCAGGCTGCCACGGATTCTGCGAGGCCGAACCCAACATCATCATCACTCCGCGGGATATCTTCTACCAGAAAGTGCAGCCGCGGGACAGCCGGGCCATCGTCAGGGAAACCGTCAAAAACGACAGAATCATTCAGAAACTCCTTTACACGGAACCCGAAACCGGGATTGAGGCCGCCAAGGAGTCGGACATCCCTTTCTATAAGAAGCAAAAACGCATTGTCCTCGGCGACAATCCCCGGATCGACCCAACGCAGATCGAAGATTATTTCGCGATCGGCGGATACCGGACGTTTGTCAAGGCCCTGACCCGGATGTCCCCCGACGAGGTCGTCGCCGCCGTCAAGGAATCGGGACTTCGGGGCCGGGGCGGCGCCGGATTCCCCACCGGAGTCAAATGGGAACTGGCCCGGGCGGCCAAAGGCGACGTCAAATACGTCATCTGCAACGCCGATGAAGGTGACCCGGGCGCCTATATGGATCGCAGTCTTCTCGAAGGGAACCCGCACCGTGTGCTCGAAGGCATGATGATCGGCGCCTACGCCATCGGGGCCGGAACGGGCTATATCTACGCCCGCGACGAGTATCCCCTGGCCGTCAAGCACGTCTCCCTGGCCATCGCCGATCTTTACCGGCTCGGTCTTCTGGGAAAAAACATCCTGGGCACCGGCTTCGATTTCGACATCCTTATCGCCAAGGGCGCCGGCGCCTTTGTCTGCGGCGAGGAGACCGCGCTCATCGCCTCCATCGAGGGCAAAGTCGGCGAGCCGCGGCAGCGCCCGCCGTTCCCGGCCCAGAAGGGCCTCTGGAAGAAGCCGACCAACATCAACAACGTCGAAACATGGGGAACCGTCCCCATCATCGTCGACAAGGGCGCCGAATGGTTCGCCCGGATCGGAACGGACGGAAGCAAGGGCACCAAGATCTTCTCGCTTGTCGGCAAGATCAACAACACCGGCCTCGTCGAAGTCCCGATGGGCATGAGCCTCCGGGAAATCATCTACGATGTCGGCGGCGGGATCCCCGGCGGCCGGGCCTTCAAGGCCGTCCAGACCGGAGGCCCTTCGGGAGGGTGCATTCCCAAGGAAATGCTCGATCTGCCCATCGATTACCAGAGCCTGAGCCAGGCCGGCTCCATCATGGGCTCGGGCGGCATGATCGTCATGGACGACAAGACCTGCATGGTCGACATCGCCAAGTATTTTCTGAATTTCCTTCAGGACGAATCGTGCGGCAAATGCGTCTCCTGCCGCGAAGGCACCCGGCGCATGTACGAAATCGTCAAGGCCGTCACGGACGGCCGGGCCGTGCCGTCCGATCTCGCCGTTCTCGAGGAACTTGCCGCCGCGGTCAAGGACGCCTCCCTCTGCGGGCTCGGTCAGACGGCGGCCAACCCCGTTCTCTCCACCCTCAAGTATTTCCGGGACGAATACGAAAAACACGTTCTCGAGAAAAAATGCCCGGCCATGGTCTGCAAGGAGATTGTCTCCGCCCCCTGCCACTACACATGTCCCATCGACCAGGAGGCCGCCACTTACATCGCCCTTACGGCCGCAAAGAAGTTCAAGGAAGCTTTCGAAATTATCCGCAAGGACAACCCCCTGCCCTCGGTCTGCGGCCGGGTCTGCAGCCGGACCTGCGAGTCGTCCTGCCGGGCCGGCGAAATCGGCGAACCCATCGCCATCCGGGCCATCAAGAGATTCGTCACGGACTGGGGGCGGGCCAACGGCCTCGACTCCCCACCGAAATTCCCGGTCACCAAAAGCGAAAAGGTGGCCATTATCGGTGCCGGACCGGCCGGACTCGCGGCCGGCTATGCTCTGGCCGCAAAAGGCTATCCGGTCCGGATTTTCGAATCCCTCCCCGTCGCCGGCGGCATGCTCCAGGTCACGATCCCCGATCACCGTCTCCCCAAGGATATCCTGAAGCACGACATCGATTACCTGGTCAAATCCGGTCTCAACATCAAGACCAACATGACGCTGGGCAAGGACTTCAGCCTGGACGACCTTTTCCAACAGGGTTATCAATGCGTTTTCCTGGCGACCGGGGCCCACAAACCCATCGAAATCGGGGTCCCGGGAGAGGAAGCCGAGGGCGTTCTCCAATCCCTCGAATACCTGAAAGAGCACCATCTCGGCATCCCCGTCAACCTGGGCGCCGAAGTGGTCGTCATCGGCGGCGGCAACTCGGCCGTCGACGCCGCGCGGGTGGCCTTCCGGGACAAAAAGGTCAAAAAGGTCACCGTGCTCTATCGGCGCACCCGGAAAGAAATGCCGGCTTACCCGGAAGAGGTCGAAGCGGCCCTGGAAGAGGGCATCGACATCCAATTTCTCGTCGCACCGATCCGGGTCCGGACCGAAAACGACCGGGTCGTCGGCGTGGAATGCCTGCGGATGAAACTCGGCGAAAGGGACGAAAGCGGCCGGGCCCGCCCGGTCCCCGTGCCCGGATCCGAATTCCAAGCCAAGGCGGACACGCTGATTCTGGCCATCAGCGAACGCGCCTACACGCCCTACCTCAGAGAAAGCGACGGCCTGACCCTGGATTCGAAATGGGGAACGATCATCGTGGATCCGGCCACGCTGGCCACGACACGACCGGGAGTTTTCGCGGGCGGCGACGTCGTTACGGGCCCGAGCAGTGTCGTCGACGCCATCGCCGCCGGCAAACTGGCCGCGCGGTCCATCGAAAATTACCTGGAGGGCCGCATCATTCCCCGGACACACAGCCTCACGCGGCCCAGCCTTTATGTCCCGCCGGTCAAACTTTCCGAAGAGGAAGCCCAGAACGCCAAGCGGGAAAAGATGCCGCACCTCTCCCCGGCGAAAAGAAGAACCGGGCACGAGGAGGTCGAGCTGGGTTTCACGAAAGACATGGCTGTGCGTGAAGCCCGCCGTTGCCTTCGATGCGAGCTCGATACCGAGGACGGCAAAAAAGCCACAGGACGGGAAATATGA
- a CDS encoding 2Fe-2S iron-sulfur cluster-binding protein produces the protein MIDLILNGLEVKAEEGWTLLETARFYGLEIPTLCHNDGLTPFGGCRLCVVEIGEGPRAKLVSSCTYPAEAGLVVRTDTRRVIAARRMMIELMLSVAPGSKQLQDLASKFGVTQVRFTPRNEECILCGLCVRMCAEQMDGRAIGFQQRGYKKKISTPFDMRSEECRLCGACMYICPVCQLRCQGPSADTVLCNACLTMDPTCLDHHEDLQCWMYDAGRCGTCVQDQDKKKES, from the coding sequence ATGATCGACCTCATACTCAACGGTTTGGAAGTCAAGGCCGAGGAAGGCTGGACTCTTCTGGAGACCGCCCGATTCTACGGTCTCGAAATCCCGACGCTCTGCCACAACGACGGATTGACGCCCTTCGGAGGCTGCCGTCTCTGCGTGGTGGAGATCGGGGAGGGGCCGCGGGCCAAACTGGTGTCCTCCTGCACCTATCCGGCGGAGGCGGGCTTGGTCGTCCGGACGGACACGCGGCGCGTCATCGCCGCCCGGCGGATGATGATCGAGCTCATGCTTTCGGTCGCCCCCGGGTCGAAACAGCTTCAGGACCTGGCCTCCAAGTTCGGCGTCACCCAGGTGAGGTTCACCCCCCGCAACGAGGAGTGCATCCTGTGCGGGTTGTGTGTCCGAATGTGCGCCGAACAGATGGACGGCCGGGCCATCGGGTTCCAGCAGCGCGGCTACAAAAAAAAAATCTCGACGCCGTTCGACATGCGTTCGGAGGAGTGCCGCCTCTGCGGCGCCTGCATGTACATCTGCCCGGTCTGTCAGCTCCGCTGCCAGGGCCCTTCGGCGGACACCGTGCTCTGCAACGCCTGTCTGACCATGGATCCGACCTGCCTCGACCACCACGAGGATCTCCAGTGCTGGATGTACGACGCGGGCCGCTGCGGAACCTGCGTTCAGGATCAGGATAAGAAAAAGGAATCTTAG
- a CDS encoding GntR family transcriptional regulator, whose amino-acid sequence MKIIISNASPDPIYEQISRQIKAQILSGDLSEGEALPSIRRLAQDLQISVITTKRAYDELEREGFINTVGGKGTFVAVQNQELLREKKMKIVEDKLAEAVSEARLLGIDLNQIQNMLLLLYQEENS is encoded by the coding sequence ATGAAAATTATCATCTCTAATGCCTCCCCCGACCCAATCTATGAACAGATCTCCCGCCAGATCAAGGCCCAGATCCTCTCGGGAGATCTCTCCGAAGGCGAGGCTCTTCCCTCCATCCGCCGTCTGGCTCAGGATCTCCAGATCAGCGTCATTACGACAAAGCGGGCCTACGACGAGCTCGAACGCGAGGGCTTCATCAACACGGTCGGCGGCAAGGGCACCTTCGTCGCCGTTCAAAACCAGGAACTCCTCCGCGAAAAAAAGATGAAAATCGTCGAGGACAAGCTGGCCGAGGCCGTCTCCGAAGCCCGTCTTCTCGGCATCGATCTCAATCAGATTCAAAACATGCTTCTGCTTCTCTATCAGGAGGAAAACTCATGA
- a CDS encoding ABC transporter ATP-binding protein, translated as MIPALEIRGLHKTYKNFALQNVSFALEPGTIMGLVGPNGAGKTTIIKLILGMIRPSEGAIRVFGLDVPRHEAEIKRRIGFVQETPTLVEDALLRDIKAAVAPFYPKWDDLRFSSLAADFGLMLNKKFKTLSHGQKMKFQLALALCHDADLLILDEPTSGLDPVFRRELLERLSDVIQDERKSVLFSTHITSDLESTADIITFISRGKLVFSLPKDGIRDVWAVVKGGTELENGDRAGLFRSLRRNPYGVEALTSDIPAVRAAFPAGIVIDRASIEDIMVFMDSGESHVDIHP; from the coding sequence ATGATACCCGCACTTGAAATCCGGGGCCTGCATAAGACCTACAAGAACTTCGCTCTCCAAAATGTCTCGTTCGCGCTCGAACCGGGAACGATCATGGGCCTTGTCGGGCCCAATGGGGCGGGCAAGACAACGATCATCAAGCTCATTCTGGGCATGATCCGCCCCTCGGAAGGTGCGATAAGGGTCTTCGGACTCGACGTCCCCCGGCATGAAGCCGAGATCAAACGGAGAATCGGGTTTGTTCAGGAAACCCCGACTCTGGTCGAAGATGCGCTTCTCCGCGACATCAAGGCGGCCGTCGCACCGTTTTATCCGAAGTGGGACGATCTCCGATTTTCATCCCTGGCCGCCGATTTCGGGCTGATGCTGAACAAGAAGTTCAAAACTCTGTCCCACGGCCAGAAAATGAAGTTCCAGCTCGCCCTGGCTCTCTGCCACGACGCCGATCTTCTCATTCTGGACGAACCGACCTCGGGTCTGGATCCCGTTTTCCGAAGGGAGCTCCTCGAGCGCCTCTCGGATGTCATCCAGGACGAGCGGAAATCCGTCCTCTTCTCGACTCACATCACCTCGGACCTGGAAAGTACGGCCGATATCATCACTTTCATCAGCCGCGGAAAGCTTGTCTTTTCCCTCCCCAAAGACGGAATTCGTGACGTCTGGGCCGTCGTCAAGGGCGGAACCGAGCTGGAAAACGGCGACCGAGCCGGTCTGTTCCGAAGCCTCCGCCGAAATCCCTACGGCGTTGAAGCCCTGACTTCGGATATCCCGGCCGTCCGCGCGGCTTTTCCCGCCGGAATCGTCATCGACAGAGCCTCCATCGAAGATATCATGGTCTTCATGGACTCGGGAGAATCCCATGTTGATATTCATCCTTAA
- a CDS encoding DNA adenine methylase produces the protein MGSKHRLLPWIHEILWGLKFDSALDAFSGSGCVAYLLKAMGKKVMANDFLSFASIIAEAAVANSDQRLSSEHIEILTADKVSRDRFIEKTFSGIFFESGDLRFLDNVWANLPALPSGRLRALALAALIRSCLKRQPRGVFTVADPERYKDGRRDLTLTLEEHFVESVKAFNRAVFDSGRPCRATRRDIFEIEPLGYDLVYMDPPYVPRADDNCYIKRYHFLEGLATYWKAEDAEILETSKVKKIKKRFTPFSYRRTALAAFDRMFSRFGSSILVLSYSSNGYPDLETLVSLMRRYKSSVRVFETDHRYHFGTHRNVSPDRAAVREYLIVGV, from the coding sequence ATGGGAAGCAAACATCGGCTTCTTCCCTGGATTCATGAGATCCTTTGGGGTCTCAAGTTCGACTCGGCGCTGGACGCGTTTTCCGGCAGCGGGTGTGTGGCCTACTTGCTCAAAGCGATGGGCAAGAAAGTCATGGCCAATGACTTTCTGTCCTTCGCATCGATCATTGCAGAGGCTGCAGTGGCCAATTCGGATCAACGCCTTTCGAGTGAGCATATCGAAATTCTTACGGCCGATAAAGTCTCGCGGGACCGATTCATAGAAAAAACCTTCAGCGGGATCTTCTTCGAATCAGGAGATTTGCGATTCCTTGACAATGTCTGGGCAAACCTGCCCGCTCTGCCTTCGGGACGGCTCCGGGCGCTGGCTTTGGCAGCACTTATTCGTTCCTGTTTGAAACGTCAACCTAGAGGAGTTTTCACCGTAGCGGATCCTGAGCGGTATAAGGATGGAAGGCGTGACCTGACGCTGACCTTGGAGGAGCATTTCGTTGAGTCGGTGAAAGCCTTTAATCGCGCGGTCTTCGATAGCGGCCGTCCTTGCCGGGCGACCCGACGGGACATCTTCGAGATTGAACCCCTTGGCTATGATTTGGTTTATATGGATCCTCCCTATGTCCCGCGAGCCGATGACAACTGTTACATCAAACGCTATCACTTTCTGGAGGGTTTGGCGACCTACTGGAAAGCTGAGGATGCGGAAATCCTTGAGACTTCGAAAGTCAAGAAGATCAAGAAGCGCTTCACTCCTTTCTCTTATCGACGTACGGCTCTGGCGGCCTTCGACCGGATGTTTTCCCGTTTCGGCTCGAGCATCCTTGTCCTGTCCTATTCATCCAACGGTTATCCGGACCTTGAGACATTGGTCTCGCTTATGAGGCGTTATAAAAGCAGCGTCAGAGTCTTTGAAACGGATCATCGCTATCATTTTGGGACACATCGCAATGTGTCCCCCGATAGAGCCGCGGTTCGGGAATACCTCATCGTCGGAGTCTAA
- a CDS encoding ABC-2 transporter permease, whose amino-acid sequence MLIFILKDLRLHRKTVMFLGALYPIYIGWFGSSLSNPRIYPFFAAVMFVFVAVILYTREDKFKAVGWNLGLPATRRQIILGRYLTSWSLMTGLGILSAAVALLIPAGKLGASDLIGPAALLALLSYMTAVLGVLMPLTVQFGLAGILVFLIGLQVLGVGAMLFRVSFQNLKAVIGLPWRAVAAALDAWGPAAAAIVLGVLFAANWASFELSSFLFKRKDF is encoded by the coding sequence ATGTTGATATTCATCCTTAAAGACCTCCGCCTTCACAGAAAAACGGTCATGTTCCTGGGCGCCCTCTATCCGATCTACATCGGCTGGTTCGGATCGAGCCTCAGCAATCCCCGCATCTATCCCTTTTTCGCAGCCGTCATGTTCGTCTTCGTCGCCGTCATCCTCTACACACGGGAGGACAAGTTCAAGGCCGTCGGCTGGAACCTCGGCCTGCCGGCGACTCGGAGACAGATCATTCTGGGCCGTTATCTGACGAGCTGGTCTCTCATGACCGGGCTCGGAATCCTGAGCGCGGCCGTCGCGCTCCTCATCCCCGCCGGCAAGCTCGGCGCATCCGACTTGATCGGGCCGGCGGCGCTCCTGGCCCTTCTGTCTTACATGACGGCCGTTCTCGGCGTCCTTATGCCCCTGACCGTTCAGTTCGGCCTGGCCGGAATCCTGGTCTTTCTCATCGGTCTGCAGGTTCTCGGCGTCGGCGCCATGCTCTTCCGGGTCAGTTTCCAAAACCTGAAGGCCGTCATCGGCTTGCCCTGGCGTGCCGTTGCGGCCGCCCTGGACGCCTGGGGCCCGGCCGCCGCGGCGATCGTTCTGGGTGTTCTTTTCGCCGCCAATTGGGCTTCGTTCGAGCTTTCTTCGTTTCTCTTCAAGCGGAAGGATTTCTGA
- a CDS encoding isochorismatase family cysteine hydrolase, with protein MKKLYVTPETIESRSRDFLREYSGLQPARPPGFDFLRSALLVLDMQRVFMDPSSHAYIPSAPAVIPRIRALAEAYEIRNRPAIFTRHVNTPEDAGRMADWWRNRIAPDNPLSALIPEFHRPSDRVILKSRYDAFFRTPLEEMLRGGGVDQVVICGVMTHLCCETTARSAFMRGFDVFFTVDGTATYTEAFHRASLLNLAHGFAVLTLSETILEAARGDEG; from the coding sequence ATGAAAAAGCTGTATGTCACGCCCGAGACGATCGAGAGTCGAAGCCGGGACTTTCTGAGGGAATATTCCGGCCTGCAACCGGCTCGGCCCCCCGGTTTTGATTTTCTTCGCTCGGCCCTCCTGGTTTTGGACATGCAGCGCGTCTTTATGGACCCATCCTCCCACGCCTATATCCCGAGTGCCCCGGCTGTTATTCCCCGAATCAGGGCTCTGGCCGAGGCCTATGAAATCCGCAATCGGCCGGCGATTTTCACACGCCATGTCAACACGCCGGAGGATGCCGGCCGCATGGCGGACTGGTGGAGAAACAGAATCGCCCCCGACAACCCCTTGTCGGCGCTGATTCCCGAATTCCACAGGCCTTCGGACCGGGTCATCCTCAAGAGCCGTTACGATGCGTTTTTCCGGACGCCGCTCGAGGAGATGTTGCGCGGCGGCGGCGTCGACCAGGTGGTGATCTGCGGTGTGATGACGCACCTGTGCTGCGAGACGACGGCCCGGTCCGCCTTCATGCGCGGTTTTGATGTTTTCTTCACTGTGGACGGAACGGCCACGTATACGGAAGCTTTCCATCGGGCCAGCCTTCTCAACCTGGCCCATGGTTTTGCCGTCTTGACCCTGTCGGAGACGATCCTGGAGGCTGCGAGAGGCGATGAAGGTTGA
- a CDS encoding FMN-binding glutamate synthase family protein, whose product MSYTRLNRSAATLTKNRTEGSVSPFSGMCVTCVDGCIGMCEIGKSAYRGAEVLYPQPFGIITAASEKEYPVDLSHFSIMGTAVGAWGVAADSDIATFEKVSVETAIGRDKGIKLRLPFVIPGMGSTNVAKQNWEGLAAGAAISGVILTVGENVCAMDPDSEIKKGRIVRSADMEMRVGSFKKWSDGYGTVVVQANVEDTRLGVQEYAIEKLGVEAVELKWGQGAKDIGGEVKLHSLEKAQELKKRGYIVLPDPEDPAVVAAFKKGSFKEFERHSRLGMVEEESFMKRVEELRKAGAKYVFLKTGAYRPADLARAVKFASKAKLDMLTVDGAGGGTGMSPWRMMNEWGIPSVEIWSLTHKYAQMLDKAGEYVPDIVFAGGITFEDQIFKALAMGAPYVKAIGMARSALAAAMVGKTIGKRIQEGQIPVYVERFGTTVDEIFVTAPDLRHRFGKKFDEIPAGALGVYSYFTRLSQGVRQLMAGERKFNLGYISRDDIAALTRDAADISGIPFITDVDKEEVEKILKG is encoded by the coding sequence ATGTCCTATACACGACTCAACCGGAGCGCGGCGACGCTCACCAAGAACCGGACCGAGGGATCGGTCAGCCCATTCAGCGGCATGTGCGTGACCTGCGTCGACGGCTGCATCGGGATGTGCGAAATCGGAAAATCCGCCTACCGGGGCGCCGAGGTTCTCTATCCCCAGCCCTTCGGCATCATCACGGCGGCCTCGGAAAAGGAGTACCCCGTCGACCTGTCCCACTTCAGCATCATGGGAACGGCCGTCGGAGCCTGGGGAGTCGCCGCCGACAGCGACATCGCCACCTTCGAAAAGGTCTCCGTCGAAACGGCGATCGGCCGCGACAAGGGCATCAAGCTCCGCCTGCCCTTTGTCATCCCCGGCATGGGATCGACCAACGTGGCCAAGCAGAACTGGGAAGGTCTGGCCGCAGGCGCCGCGATCTCGGGCGTCATTCTGACCGTCGGCGAGAACGTCTGCGCCATGGACCCGGATTCGGAAATCAAGAAGGGCCGTATCGTCCGTTCGGCGGACATGGAGATGCGTGTCGGAAGTTTCAAAAAATGGTCCGACGGCTACGGGACGGTCGTCGTTCAGGCCAACGTCGAGGACACCCGGCTCGGCGTTCAGGAATATGCCATCGAAAAACTGGGGGTCGAAGCCGTCGAGCTTAAATGGGGACAGGGCGCCAAGGACATCGGAGGCGAGGTCAAGCTCCACAGTCTCGAGAAAGCCCAGGAACTGAAAAAACGGGGTTACATCGTGCTCCCCGATCCCGAGGATCCGGCCGTCGTCGCCGCCTTCAAGAAAGGCTCCTTCAAGGAATTCGAGCGGCATTCCCGTCTCGGCATGGTCGAGGAGGAATCCTTCATGAAGCGGGTCGAGGAGCTGCGGAAGGCCGGCGCCAAGTACGTCTTCCTCAAGACGGGGGCCTACCGACCGGCCGACCTGGCCCGGGCCGTCAAATTCGCCTCCAAGGCCAAGCTCGACATGCTGACCGTTGACGGGGCCGGCGGCGGAACAGGTATGAGCCCCTGGCGGATGATGAACGAATGGGGCATCCCCAGCGTCGAAATCTGGAGTCTGACCCACAAATACGCCCAAATGTTGGACAAGGCCGGAGAATACGTGCCGGACATCGTTTTCGCCGGCGGAATCACTTTCGAGGATCAGATCTTCAAGGCACTCGCCATGGGCGCCCCTTACGTCAAGGCGATCGGCATGGCTCGAAGCGCCCTGGCCGCGGCCATGGTCGGGAAAACCATCGGCAAACGGATCCAGGAAGGCCAAATCCCGGTCTATGTCGAAAGGTTCGGCACCACGGTCGACGAGATCTTTGTGACGGCTCCCGACCTGCGTCATCGTTTCGGAAAGAAGTTCGATGAAATTCCGGCCGGGGCACTGGGCGTTTACAGCTACTTCACACGGCTCAGTCAGGGCGTGCGCCAGCTCATGGCCGGCGAGAGAAAGTTCAACCTCGGCTACATCAGCCGGGACGACATCGCCGCCCTGACCCGGGACGCAGCCGATATCAGCGGCATCCCCTTCATCACGGACGTGGACAAGGAGGAGGTCGAAAAGATCCTCAAGGGATAA
- a CDS encoding DpnII family type II restriction endonuclease has product MQLRKVTLEEILGEIEELPSDWMDEKARALESLIKLSLGRLRGLNRPVMADDLLAELRTDPRFLEICRLFLGKGQEPAAHVFCEALGVRVSWTKLQAMARQEPERLTKALDSLKFPELIQSHLERRWQAEDILIERYKMSRGRAIAGQRRGRSLEDDVAAVLKELRIPFDRGVSFLGKRGATAKCDFAIPGRDRPKVVIEAKGFEATGSKLTDFIGDILKIAQAKDFHMYFFLVTDGRGWHNRVSDLRKIVEFHDENLIDMIYTRVRLSDLAVVIRHIWENE; this is encoded by the coding sequence ATGCAACTCAGGAAGGTCACCCTTGAAGAAATTCTTGGAGAGATTGAAGAGCTTCCTTCCGACTGGATGGATGAGAAAGCCCGGGCTTTAGAGTCGCTTATCAAACTTTCACTCGGGCGCCTGCGGGGGTTAAATCGTCCGGTGATGGCGGATGATTTATTGGCAGAGCTGCGCACGGACCCAAGGTTTCTTGAGATCTGCCGGCTCTTCCTTGGCAAAGGTCAAGAACCGGCCGCTCATGTCTTCTGCGAGGCTCTCGGAGTGCGCGTCTCGTGGACGAAACTGCAAGCCATGGCGCGACAGGAACCGGAGCGGTTGACCAAGGCACTCGATTCGCTAAAATTTCCTGAGCTTATCCAGAGTCACCTCGAACGCCGGTGGCAGGCTGAAGATATCTTGATTGAGCGCTACAAGATGAGTCGCGGTCGTGCAATAGCAGGACAGCGGCGAGGCCGTAGTCTCGAGGATGATGTGGCCGCAGTATTGAAGGAACTGCGGATCCCCTTCGACCGGGGTGTCTCCTTCCTTGGGAAAAGGGGAGCAACGGCCAAATGCGATTTTGCCATACCCGGTCGCGATCGTCCAAAAGTCGTCATCGAGGCCAAAGGATTCGAAGCCACCGGGAGCAAGTTGACGGACTTTATCGGCGACATCCTGAAAATTGCCCAAGCCAAAGACTTTCATATGTATTTCTTCCTGGTCACCGACGGTCGTGGATGGCACAACCGCGTCAGTGATCTGCGAAAAATCGTTGAGTTCCACGATGAGAATCTGATTGATATGATCTATACAAGGGTTCGCCTTTCCGACCTGGCTGTCGTAATACGACACATCTGGGAAAATGAGTAG